A window of the Cystobacter fuscus genome harbors these coding sequences:
- a CDS encoding MGH1-like glycoside hydrolase domain-containing protein, which produces MPSPRSRPRRPSRRGVRVATTLLIAATAGVTAGTAWAINAPTVYARNPTAGTSFLNHTALLGGINDKPWFEANIPFLEVPDAQIQAVYYYRWQTYKEHLVYTGAEYGYLSNEFLTPVFYGAPYGGIVAAAGHHINEGRWLRDQQYVKDVINYWLAGPGQFPKPMIESVNPNTSDWAHEYSFWAASSVWQHYLVTGDKAFAIGQLPNLIKQYRGWDNQFNSALGLYWQVPVWDATELTPASYESPDPYHGGPGYRPTINAYQYGDARAIAQLATLAGDSTTATEYNNRASALKTATRARLWDPNRSFFFHMHRDNNPGNTLLGTREEHGFVPWMFHLPQASDSAAFAQLLDPQGFASPYGPTTVERRSKWFNHEASKGCCRWIGPSWPYETSQTLTGLANLLIDYPAQTTITPAHYVSLLRGYALTQYKNGVPYVAEAHDADTDKWIYDGGGHSEDYNHSTYNDNVISGLIGVRGQADNTLTIRPLAPASWDYFALENLPYHGHNVTVLWDRLGTRYDQGVGLHLYVDGVKVASQTGLGAVTINVGAPLMQSNGGGKVNFAANGQRIANKAQPFASYTFGGAGDNAWNAIDGLIFRNGIPQNTRWTTYATTQASDFFGVKFQHPVTTSDVRLYFYDDGGGVRTPRSYDLQYWTGSAWASVPNQTRTPAEPTATTVNQITFPPLTTTQLRVVAPNAGGGTGWGLSEFEAWSAPVFLLQNVNSDKLLAVSSASQDPSANVQQYADNGTLDHQWELVDAGGGWFKVVNLNSGLVLAVRNASKALSAQIQQSPDSGTSEQHWRFVDAGSGQFKIVNRNSGLVLGVDGMSKSDSANVVQFSDNGTQDHLWRMEPAWQPQLFTDDFEGNTASQWSPQQGTWSLCRPVSYEYCATGTGENLALAGNAGWRAYTMDASVLANGAPLNAGIALVARAQDASHYYQAEFKRTSAGYEWTVSKNDGGTWTVLASGPYTWPSGAGKYMNIRFSVQGDTLTLGVWQPGGTWQTLGTGRDAQYTSGRMGLRTWGGLTGSFDIVHVHAG; this is translated from the coding sequence ATGCCCTCCCCCCGGTCGCGCCCCCGTCGTCCCTCCCGGCGAGGCGTCCGCGTCGCCACCACCCTCCTCATCGCCGCGACCGCCGGAGTGACGGCGGGCACCGCCTGGGCGATCAACGCGCCCACCGTCTACGCTCGCAACCCGACGGCCGGCACGTCCTTCCTCAACCACACCGCGCTGCTCGGCGGCATCAACGACAAGCCGTGGTTCGAGGCGAACATTCCCTTCCTCGAGGTGCCGGACGCGCAGATCCAGGCCGTCTATTACTACCGCTGGCAGACCTACAAGGAGCACCTGGTCTACACCGGGGCGGAGTATGGCTACCTGTCCAACGAGTTCCTCACCCCGGTGTTCTACGGAGCGCCTTACGGCGGCATCGTCGCGGCGGCCGGCCACCACATCAACGAGGGCCGCTGGCTGCGTGATCAGCAGTACGTGAAGGACGTCATCAACTACTGGCTCGCGGGGCCCGGACAGTTCCCCAAGCCCATGATCGAGTCGGTGAACCCCAACACGTCCGACTGGGCCCACGAGTACAGCTTCTGGGCCGCCAGCTCCGTGTGGCAGCACTACCTGGTCACCGGGGACAAGGCGTTCGCCATCGGCCAGCTACCCAACCTCATCAAGCAGTACCGGGGCTGGGACAACCAATTCAACTCCGCGCTCGGCCTTTATTGGCAGGTGCCCGTCTGGGACGCCACCGAGCTGACCCCCGCGTCCTACGAGTCCCCGGACCCGTACCACGGCGGACCGGGCTACCGGCCCACCATCAATGCCTACCAGTATGGGGATGCCCGCGCCATCGCCCAGCTCGCCACCCTGGCGGGCGACTCCACCACCGCCACGGAATACAACAACCGGGCGAGCGCGCTGAAGACCGCGACCCGGGCCCGGTTGTGGGACCCGAACCGCTCCTTCTTCTTCCACATGCATCGCGACAACAACCCGGGCAACACCCTGCTCGGCACTCGCGAGGAGCACGGCTTCGTGCCCTGGATGTTCCACCTGCCGCAGGCCTCGGACTCCGCCGCGTTCGCGCAGCTGCTGGATCCCCAGGGGTTCGCCTCGCCCTACGGGCCCACCACGGTCGAGCGGCGCAGCAAGTGGTTCAACCACGAGGCCTCCAAGGGCTGCTGCCGCTGGATCGGACCGTCCTGGCCCTACGAGACCTCGCAGACCCTCACGGGCCTGGCCAACCTGCTCATCGACTACCCCGCGCAGACGACCATCACCCCGGCCCACTACGTGAGCCTGCTGCGCGGCTACGCGTTGACGCAGTACAAGAATGGCGTCCCCTACGTCGCCGAGGCCCATGACGCCGATACCGACAAGTGGATCTACGACGGGGGCGGCCACAGCGAGGACTACAACCACTCCACCTACAACGACAACGTCATCTCCGGACTCATCGGCGTGCGCGGCCAGGCCGACAACACGCTGACGATCCGGCCGCTCGCCCCGGCGTCGTGGGACTACTTCGCGCTGGAGAACCTCCCGTACCACGGCCACAACGTCACCGTGCTGTGGGACCGGCTCGGCACCCGGTACGACCAGGGCGTGGGTCTGCACCTCTACGTCGACGGGGTGAAGGTCGCCAGCCAGACGGGCCTGGGTGCCGTCACGATCAACGTGGGCGCCCCGCTCATGCAGTCCAACGGCGGGGGCAAGGTCAACTTCGCCGCCAATGGCCAGCGCATCGCGAACAAGGCACAACCCTTCGCGTCGTACACGTTCGGCGGCGCCGGGGACAACGCCTGGAACGCGATCGACGGCCTCATCTTCCGCAATGGCATTCCCCAGAACACCCGCTGGACCACGTACGCGACCACCCAGGCGAGTGACTTCTTCGGCGTGAAGTTCCAGCACCCCGTCACGACCTCGGACGTGCGGCTGTATTTCTATGACGACGGCGGGGGCGTGCGCACGCCCAGGAGCTATGACCTGCAGTACTGGACGGGCAGTGCCTGGGCGAGCGTGCCCAACCAGACGCGGACGCCCGCGGAGCCCACGGCCACCACGGTCAACCAGATCACCTTCCCCCCCCTGACCACGACCCAGTTGCGCGTGGTCGCGCCCAACGCCGGTGGTGGCACTGGCTGGGGTCTCAGCGAGTTCGAGGCCTGGTCGGCCCCGGTCTTCCTCCTGCAGAACGTCAACAGCGACAAGCTGCTGGCCGTGTCCTCCGCCTCGCAGGACCCGAGCGCCAACGTGCAGCAGTACGCCGACAACGGGACGCTGGACCACCAGTGGGAGCTGGTGGACGCGGGCGGCGGCTGGTTCAAGGTCGTCAACCTCAACAGCGGCCTCGTGCTGGCCGTGCGCAACGCCTCCAAGGCCCTGAGCGCGCAGATCCAGCAGTCTCCGGACAGCGGCACGAGCGAGCAGCACTGGCGGTTCGTCGACGCGGGCAGCGGCCAGTTCAAGATCGTCAACCGCAACAGCGGGCTCGTCCTCGGCGTCGACGGCATGTCCAAGTCGGACAGCGCCAACGTGGTGCAGTTCAGCGACAACGGGACGCAGGATCACCTCTGGCGGATGGAGCCGGCCTGGCAGCCCCAGCTCTTCACCGACGACTTCGAGGGCAATACGGCCAGCCAGTGGTCGCCGCAGCAGGGCACCTGGTCGCTCTGCCGCCCCGTGTCCTACGAGTACTGCGCGACCGGGACGGGAGAGAACCTCGCGCTGGCTGGCAACGCCGGCTGGCGGGCGTACACGATGGACGCCTCGGTGCTCGCCAACGGCGCACCGCTCAACGCCGGCATCGCACTGGTGGCCCGCGCCCAGGACGCGAGCCACTACTACCAGGCGGAGTTCAAGCGCACGAGTGCCGGCTACGAGTGGACGGTGTCGAAGAACGACGGGGGCACGTGGACGGTCCTGGCCAGCGGCCCCTACACCTGGCCATCTGGCGCGGGCAAGTACATGAACATCCGCTTCTCGGTGCAGGGCGACACGCTGACCCTGGGGGTCTGGCAGCCCGGCGGCACGTGGCAGACGCTGGGCACGGGCCGCGATGCGCAGTACACCTCCGGCCGCATGGGCCTGCGCACCTGGGGTGGGCTCACGGGCAGCTTCGACATCGTGCACGTCCACGCCGGGTAG
- a CDS encoding AMP-binding protein, protein MSEALMSATQEAQYKRISQISLGGIIHRSALRWPEKTALVEGKLELSYAELDRRSNAFAHYLLAQGLPRGARIAMLCGNSAQMITAFIGIYKAGLVWVPINTGLAVDAIRYILEHSEATHIVIDTEFLVEPEPRAMLDALGTHIIVCVPEGQASPGGNTAAFLDTLKGQHLTPPEVDIESGQLSQIMYTSGTTGQQKGVMHSHESVHAALSGNLFELGLRPSDSTLCVLPMFHCAQHAVSMSFLLAGGTVVVRRAFEPGAMLATIEQRGITILLGLPIMYGAMLAHPTRLATKLSSLRLCLYVMAPMARTLLLELIEKFCPGGFALASGQTEMYPATTIFKPEQQLKRFGSYWGETVVTNETAIMNDEGRLLGRGEVGEIVHRGPNVMLGYYKDPEATARAFAFGWHHTGDLGVFDSDGQLLFVDRKKDMIKTGGENVPSIKVEEVLLRHPAVLQVAVVGLPHPRWSEAVTGFVVLKPGASATVADIIDHCRQNLGGFEVPKSIVLLPTMPQTTTGKAQKFVLRQQYKRHYGDVNGAT, encoded by the coding sequence ATGAGTGAAGCATTGATGTCAGCGACCCAGGAAGCGCAGTACAAGCGCATCAGCCAGATCTCGCTGGGAGGCATCATCCACCGGTCGGCGCTGCGCTGGCCGGAGAAGACGGCGCTCGTCGAGGGGAAGCTCGAGCTCTCCTATGCGGAGCTCGACCGGCGTTCGAACGCGTTCGCGCACTACCTGCTCGCGCAGGGCCTTCCCCGGGGCGCACGCATCGCCATGCTCTGCGGCAACTCGGCGCAGATGATCACCGCGTTCATCGGCATCTACAAGGCGGGCCTCGTCTGGGTGCCGATCAACACCGGCCTCGCCGTGGATGCCATCCGCTACATCCTCGAGCATTCCGAGGCGACGCACATCGTCATCGACACCGAGTTCCTCGTGGAGCCGGAGCCGCGGGCGATGCTCGACGCGCTCGGCACCCACATCATCGTCTGCGTCCCCGAGGGGCAGGCCTCGCCGGGCGGTAACACGGCCGCCTTCCTCGACACGCTGAAGGGCCAGCACCTCACCCCGCCGGAGGTGGACATCGAGAGCGGCCAGCTCTCCCAGATCATGTACACGAGTGGCACCACCGGCCAACAGAAGGGGGTCATGCACTCGCACGAGTCGGTGCACGCGGCGCTCAGTGGAAACCTGTTCGAGCTCGGGCTGCGGCCGAGCGACTCCACCCTCTGCGTGCTTCCGATGTTCCACTGCGCGCAGCACGCCGTCTCGATGTCGTTCCTGCTCGCCGGCGGGACTGTCGTCGTGAGGCGCGCCTTCGAGCCGGGTGCGATGCTCGCGACCATCGAGCAGCGCGGCATCACGATCCTGCTGGGCCTGCCGATCATGTACGGCGCGATGCTCGCCCACCCGACGCGTCTGGCGACGAAGCTGTCCAGCCTGCGCCTGTGCCTCTACGTCATGGCGCCGATGGCGCGCACGCTGCTCTTGGAGCTCATCGAGAAGTTCTGCCCGGGAGGCTTCGCGCTCGCGTCGGGGCAGACGGAGATGTACCCGGCGACGACCATCTTCAAGCCGGAGCAGCAGCTCAAGCGGTTCGGTTCGTACTGGGGTGAAACGGTCGTGACGAACGAGACGGCCATCATGAACGACGAAGGCCGACTGCTCGGGCGCGGCGAGGTGGGAGAAATCGTCCATCGCGGGCCGAACGTGATGCTCGGCTACTACAAGGACCCGGAGGCGACCGCGCGGGCGTTCGCGTTCGGCTGGCACCACACCGGTGACCTCGGCGTATTCGACTCCGACGGCCAGCTCCTGTTCGTGGACCGCAAGAAGGACATGATCAAGACCGGTGGCGAGAACGTCCCGTCCATCAAGGTGGAGGAGGTCCTCCTGCGTCACCCCGCGGTCCTGCAGGTCGCGGTCGTGGGCCTACCGCACCCACGCTGGTCCGAGGCGGTCACCGGCTTCGTCGTGCTCAAGCCCGGCGCCTCCGCGACCGTGGCCGACATCATCGACCACTGCCGCCAGAACCTCGGTGGGTTCGAGGTGCCCAAGTCCATCGTCCTGCTCCCGACGATGCCGCAGACGACCACCGGCAAGGCACAGAAGTTCGTACTGCGGCAACAGTACAAGCGGCACTACGGAGACGTGAACGGGGCCACATAG
- a CDS encoding NRAMP family divalent metal transporter: MRQTRTLATPEQGFARSRRSSLLAAIFLMATSAIGPGFITQTATFTATTGAAFAFGILASVLIDFVVQVNIWRMITVTRMRASDLANAAIPGSGHVLAVLVIFGGLVFNVGNIAGSGLGLNAMLGLDVKWGGLLSALLAIGIFSSKRAGVAVDRLIIVLGVVMVVLTAFVAFVSNPPLGEALRQTVWPDTINFATITTIVGGTVGGYITYSGAHRLLDKGTVGIENLEAVTQGALKGIAVTGLMRYVLFLAVLGVVASGVAIDVSGKNANPAAQAFQAAGGQIGLRVFGLILWAAAITSVIGAAYTSMSFINTFKKDVTETGRNRATVVFILISLAVFMALGMAPAALLVFAGGFNGLVLPLGLSIFMSVGWKRADLMGGYRYPRWLLVLGTLTCALTWWMGYKSIGPIFAFLSM, from the coding sequence ATGAGACAGACGCGCACCCTTGCCACCCCCGAGCAGGGCTTCGCCAGGTCCCGGCGGTCCTCGCTGCTGGCGGCCATTTTCTTGATGGCGACCTCCGCCATCGGGCCCGGATTCATCACGCAGACCGCCACGTTCACCGCCACGACGGGAGCCGCCTTTGCGTTCGGCATCCTCGCATCGGTCCTGATCGACTTCGTCGTGCAGGTGAACATCTGGCGCATGATCACGGTGACCCGCATGCGGGCGTCCGACCTGGCCAACGCCGCCATCCCTGGCAGCGGGCATGTGCTGGCAGTGCTGGTGATCTTTGGGGGCCTCGTGTTCAACGTGGGAAACATCGCGGGCTCGGGGCTCGGGCTGAACGCCATGCTGGGTCTCGATGTGAAGTGGGGCGGCCTGCTGAGCGCGCTGCTGGCCATTGGCATCTTTTCGTCCAAGCGCGCTGGCGTGGCGGTGGACCGCCTGATCATCGTGCTGGGTGTCGTGATGGTCGTGCTGACGGCATTTGTGGCTTTCGTGTCGAATCCGCCGCTGGGCGAGGCGCTGAGACAGACCGTGTGGCCCGACACCATCAACTTCGCGACCATCACCACCATCGTGGGCGGCACGGTGGGCGGCTACATCACCTATTCCGGGGCGCATCGCCTGCTTGACAAGGGCACGGTGGGTATCGAGAACCTGGAGGCGGTGACACAAGGCGCGCTGAAGGGGATCGCGGTCACCGGACTGATGCGCTACGTGCTGTTCCTGGCCGTGCTGGGCGTGGTCGCCAGCGGCGTCGCCATCGATGTGTCCGGCAAGAATGCCAATCCGGCGGCCCAGGCGTTTCAGGCAGCAGGCGGCCAGATCGGCCTGCGCGTGTTCGGCCTCATCCTCTGGGCCGCCGCCATCACGAGCGTGATCGGCGCCGCCTACACGTCGATGTCGTTCATCAACACGTTCAAGAAGGATGTGACCGAGACCGGCCGCAACCGCGCGACCGTGGTCTTCATCCTGATCTCGCTCGCGGTGTTCATGGCACTGGGCATGGCGCCCGCAGCGCTGCTCGTCTTTGCTGGCGGCTTCAACGGCCTCGTCCTGCCGCTGGGCCTCTCTATCTTCATGTCCGTGGGCTGGAAACGCGCCGATCTGATGGGCGGCTACCGCTACCCTCGCTGGCTGCTGGTGCTGGGCACCCTGACGTGCGCGCTGACCTGGTGGATGGGGTACAAATCTATCGGACCCATTTTTGCTTTCCTGTCGATGTAA
- a CDS encoding aldo/keto reductase codes for MPLDHYVTLGRSGLRVSPLCLGAMTFGEALGWGSSVEESQRIIDRYIELGGNFIDTANLYTKSHSEKIIGDHVGRHPARRDRLVIATKFSGNLYPGDPNGGGSGRKSIISACENSLRRLQTDYIDLYWLHNWDVHTPIEETMAALEDLVRAGKVRYLGVSDTPAWKIVEANMLARFRGWSAFIGLQIEYSLLERTVEQELVPMAREFGLGITPWSPLKSGALSGKYTRANAGQQKGDRGAFLDPFLNERTYAVVDALEAIARAHESTVARVALAWVQAQPGVTSTIIGARRLAQLEDNVKGVDVKLTAEELGRLDSLTKPVFGFPQNMQPIFPAIHNGGTTVNGTYAPPSAFGIEKGDKPY; via the coding sequence ATGCCTCTTGATCATTATGTGACGCTCGGCCGCTCGGGCCTTCGCGTCAGCCCGCTGTGCCTCGGTGCGATGACATTCGGTGAAGCCCTCGGCTGGGGGTCCAGCGTCGAGGAGTCCCAGCGGATCATCGACCGGTACATCGAGCTCGGCGGCAACTTCATCGATACGGCGAACCTCTATACGAAGAGCCACTCCGAGAAGATCATCGGTGACCACGTCGGACGCCACCCCGCCCGGCGCGACCGCCTGGTCATCGCGACCAAGTTCAGCGGAAACCTCTACCCGGGAGACCCGAACGGCGGCGGCTCCGGCCGCAAGTCCATCATCTCGGCGTGCGAGAACTCGCTGCGCCGCCTGCAGACGGACTACATCGATCTGTACTGGCTGCATAACTGGGACGTGCACACGCCCATCGAGGAGACGATGGCCGCGCTCGAGGACCTCGTCCGCGCGGGCAAGGTGCGCTACCTGGGCGTCTCCGACACGCCGGCGTGGAAGATCGTCGAAGCCAACATGCTGGCGCGCTTCCGCGGCTGGTCGGCGTTCATCGGACTCCAGATTGAGTACTCGCTGTTGGAGCGCACCGTGGAGCAGGAGCTCGTGCCGATGGCGCGCGAGTTCGGCCTGGGCATCACTCCCTGGTCGCCGCTCAAGAGCGGAGCGCTCAGTGGCAAGTACACGCGCGCGAACGCGGGGCAACAGAAGGGTGATCGGGGGGCGTTCCTGGACCCGTTCCTGAACGAGCGGACCTACGCCGTCGTGGACGCGCTGGAGGCCATTGCCCGGGCGCACGAGAGCACCGTGGCGCGCGTGGCGCTGGCGTGGGTGCAGGCGCAGCCGGGCGTGACGTCCACCATCATTGGCGCGCGGCGGCTCGCGCAGCTCGAGGACAACGTGAAGGGGGTGGACGTGAAGCTCACGGCCGAGGAGCTGGGCCGCCTCGATTCGCTCACGAAGCCCGTGTTCGGGTTCCCGCAGAACATGCAGCCAATCTTCCCCGCCATCCACAACGGCGGCACGACGGTGAACGGCACCTACGCGCCCCCGTCCGCCTTCGGAATCGAGAAGGGCGACAAGCCCTACTGA
- a CDS encoding MarR family winged helix-turn-helix transcriptional regulator, translating to MSKIDPAKIWSLSYRLLMSVISHVTPDVVTLGVETKELFVLAALEEHPYPAELAATLSMPKPTVTVYVKRLEAAGLVSREIDAADMRRHRLRLTPAGRKVMQQGMKLLSDAFGERLGRLSASQQEELRMLLEKMG from the coding sequence ATGTCGAAAATCGACCCGGCGAAGATCTGGTCGCTGAGCTACCGCCTGCTGATGTCGGTGATCTCCCACGTCACCCCGGACGTCGTCACATTGGGGGTGGAGACCAAGGAGTTGTTCGTGCTCGCGGCGCTGGAGGAGCACCCCTACCCCGCGGAGCTGGCGGCGACCCTGAGCATGCCCAAGCCGACGGTGACGGTGTACGTGAAGCGGCTCGAGGCCGCGGGCCTGGTGAGCCGGGAGATCGACGCCGCGGACATGCGGCGCCACCGCCTGCGGCTCACGCCCGCCGGGCGCAAGGTGATGCAACAGGGCATGAAGCTGTTGTCGGACGCGTTCGGCGAGCGGCTCGGCCGCCTGAGCGCCTCGCAGCAGGAGGAGCTGCGGATGTTGCTGGAGAAGATGGGCTGA
- a CDS encoding nucleoside deaminase, translated as MRPDDKQHLVHAIDLARRARARGNHPFGSVLVDARGRVLLEGENTQGTTGDCTGHAESNLMGEATRRYRPEELAGSTLYASTEPCAMCAGAIFWGGVRRVVFALSSEELSQFLDSSAPTLRMSCRDVFARGSAPTEVVGPVALPEAHEVHEGFWK; from the coding sequence ATGCGACCGGATGACAAGCAGCACCTGGTGCACGCCATCGACCTCGCAAGACGGGCCCGGGCTCGGGGAAACCACCCCTTCGGCTCGGTGCTGGTGGACGCGAGGGGACGCGTCCTGCTGGAGGGAGAGAACACCCAGGGAACGACGGGGGACTGCACCGGCCACGCGGAGTCCAACCTCATGGGCGAGGCGACCCGGCGATATCGTCCCGAGGAACTCGCTGGCTCCACCCTCTACGCCAGTACCGAGCCCTGCGCCATGTGCGCGGGTGCCATCTTCTGGGGCGGTGTGCGGCGGGTCGTCTTCGCGCTCTCCTCCGAGGAGCTGAGCCAGTTCCTCGACTCCTCCGCGCCCACCCTTCGCATGTCCTGCCGCGACGTCTTCGCCCGCGGCTCCGCGCCCACCGAGGTGGTGGGTCCGGTGGCGCTGCCGGAGGCCCATGAGGTGCACGAGGGCTTCTGGAAATAG
- a CDS encoding fatty acid desaturase family protein, whose product MSSTPQQFVQRSNLRGFLAIGRDWAAIAAVITVALWLDRWYLYPVAAWLIGAFQFALSEALLHEASHYNLFRKRSWNDRLEFLYGLPFFCTVAQMRAEHLVHHRRLGMPEDQLVADYRALGLDRPGVNMFWIWFVRPVLGFAGAYYCGVLSLRPWKEGRKIVAFWAVVLLICAALGVLHLLVLYWLIPFFWSCQSYLYWSEITDHYRTRTGIRSNLSPITNFLHHNNGFHYTHHHYPTIPWYLLPKATEALFPGQGDICHGFLDTYRSLSLSSGSLPLTAGEGD is encoded by the coding sequence GTGTCCAGCACACCCCAGCAGTTCGTCCAGCGCAGCAACCTCCGTGGCTTCCTGGCCATCGGCCGAGACTGGGCCGCTATCGCCGCTGTCATCACGGTCGCCCTCTGGTTGGATCGTTGGTACCTCTACCCGGTGGCGGCCTGGTTGATCGGCGCCTTCCAATTCGCCCTCAGCGAGGCCCTGCTCCACGAGGCGTCGCACTACAACCTCTTCCGGAAGCGCAGTTGGAACGACCGGCTGGAGTTCCTTTACGGCCTCCCGTTCTTCTGTACCGTCGCGCAGATGCGCGCGGAGCACCTGGTGCACCACCGCCGCCTCGGAATGCCGGAGGACCAGCTGGTGGCGGACTACCGGGCGCTCGGCCTCGACAGGCCCGGCGTCAACATGTTTTGGATCTGGTTCGTCCGTCCCGTACTTGGTTTCGCCGGGGCGTACTACTGCGGCGTGTTGTCCCTGCGGCCCTGGAAGGAGGGGCGCAAGATCGTCGCCTTCTGGGCCGTGGTCTTGCTGATCTGCGCCGCGCTCGGGGTACTCCACCTGCTGGTGCTTTACTGGCTGATCCCCTTCTTCTGGTCGTGTCAAAGTTATCTATATTGGTCGGAGATCACCGACCACTACCGGACCCGCACCGGGATCCGCTCCAACCTCAGCCCGATCACCAACTTCCTGCATCACAATAACGGTTTTCACTATACCCACCACCACTACCCAACGATTCCCTGGTACCTGCTTCCGAAAGCGACCGAGGCCCTGTTCCCGGGGCAGGGTGATATCTGTCACGGCTTCCTGGATACCTACCGCTCCCTCTCTCTCTCATCCGGGTCCCTTCCCCTGACCGCCGGAGAGGGCGACTGA
- a CDS encoding neutral/alkaline ceramidase, translated as MSGVTAQAGGNVFLIGSGIYDITGPAGEITMMGFAVSEQKTAGIHMRLRSRAFVIGDGARRVVFVSADLGQLFQMVKLKVSEKIAANAELAPYYNTKNVLLSATHTHSGPGGYSGYFLYDATVNGFVKQNFDAIVDGIYQSILRAHHNVKPGRILVNEGTIEGVGGNRAVEAYNNNPAAERARYDGLTDKTMTLLKLVGLDGEEIGMVNWYAVHPDSIGPENKLISGDNKGWASYLFEKDKGADYLASKTFVAAFAQANAGDVTPNIGFGQAPPDLTFEKNKSLENATLKQYNKAKELYDGATRELTGSVDFRHEWVDMRTLYVASAGTTTCAAGMGASFSAGSPYDNPSPSPLFPNGTTVDSVQWSEGSGKAALFQLLGGVFAFAWPATTDAAYKQCHAEKPVLIPTGVAGLNINGPTMTPQIMPLQVLKIGNLAIVAVPTEVTTMSGRRLENTVKTELASVGVDTAVIAGLSNSYASYLATREEYALQWYEGACTQFGPNELAAFQQEYARLSKAIVNGTDVAAGPTPEDVTGQTVDLTPKVVLDDKPLDKDFGSVITQPAASYARGSLVTVQYWGGHPNNNLQTQGSFLAVEKRVNDTWVAIAWDWDPETTYRWERNGISYSKITITWDTKNAAAGTYRIRHKGHWKSGWTGQISPYEGVSAPFTVL; from the coding sequence ATGAGCGGTGTGACCGCTCAAGCCGGTGGCAACGTCTTCCTCATCGGAAGCGGCATCTATGACATCACCGGCCCGGCCGGAGAGATCACGATGATGGGCTTCGCCGTATCGGAACAGAAGACCGCCGGCATCCACATGAGGCTGCGGTCACGGGCGTTCGTCATCGGAGACGGTGCCAGGCGGGTCGTCTTCGTCAGCGCCGATCTGGGCCAGCTCTTCCAGATGGTCAAACTCAAAGTGAGTGAGAAGATCGCGGCCAATGCCGAGCTCGCGCCGTATTACAACACGAAGAACGTCCTCCTGTCGGCGACGCATACCCACAGCGGCCCCGGGGGTTACTCAGGGTATTTCCTGTATGACGCGACCGTCAACGGCTTCGTGAAACAGAATTTCGACGCCATCGTGGACGGCATCTACCAGTCCATCCTGCGTGCCCATCACAACGTGAAGCCCGGCAGGATCCTCGTCAACGAAGGAACGATCGAGGGCGTCGGCGGGAACCGCGCGGTGGAAGCCTACAACAACAACCCCGCGGCGGAGCGGGCCCGGTATGACGGCCTCACGGACAAGACCATGACGCTCCTGAAGCTCGTCGGCCTCGATGGCGAGGAGATCGGCATGGTGAACTGGTACGCGGTGCATCCGGACAGCATCGGCCCCGAAAACAAGTTGATCAGCGGCGACAACAAGGGCTGGGCGTCGTACCTCTTCGAGAAGGACAAGGGGGCGGATTACCTGGCCTCCAAGACGTTCGTGGCCGCGTTCGCCCAGGCCAACGCTGGCGACGTGACGCCGAACATCGGGTTCGGCCAGGCGCCCCCCGATTTGACGTTCGAAAAGAACAAGAGCCTGGAGAACGCCACCCTCAAGCAATACAACAAGGCGAAAGAGCTTTACGACGGCGCGACGAGGGAGCTGACCGGCTCGGTGGATTTCCGTCACGAGTGGGTGGACATGCGGACGCTCTACGTCGCTTCCGCGGGAACCACGACTTGCGCGGCCGGCATGGGGGCTTCCTTCTCGGCCGGCAGCCCATATGACAATCCGAGCCCCTCGCCACTCTTCCCGAACGGGACCACGGTGGACAGCGTGCAGTGGAGCGAGGGCTCCGGCAAGGCGGCGCTCTTCCAACTGCTGGGCGGCGTCTTCGCCTTCGCCTGGCCGGCGACCACCGACGCGGCGTACAAGCAGTGCCATGCGGAAAAACCGGTGCTGATACCGACCGGCGTGGCGGGCCTCAACATCAACGGTCCGACCATGACCCCGCAGATCATGCCCCTCCAGGTCTTGAAAATCGGAAACCTGGCCATCGTCGCCGTCCCCACCGAGGTAACCACCATGTCGGGCCGCCGCCTGGAGAACACGGTGAAGACGGAGCTCGCGAGCGTCGGCGTCGATACGGCGGTCATCGCCGGGCTCTCCAACTCGTACGCGTCCTACCTGGCCACCCGGGAGGAGTACGCCCTGCAGTGGTATGAGGGAGCCTGCACGCAGTTCGGCCCGAACGAGCTGGCCGCCTTCCAGCAGGAGTATGCCAGGCTCAGCAAGGCCATCGTCAACGGCACCGACGTCGCGGCCGGCCCCACGCCCGAGGACGTGACGGGCCAGACGGTCGATCTGACCCCGAAGGTGGTGCTGGACGACAAGCCGCTCGACAAGGACTTCGGGAGCGTGATCACCCAGCCGGCCGCGAGCTATGCGAGGGGAAGCCTGGTGACCGTGCAGTACTGGGGCGGACATCCGAACAACAATCTCCAGACACAGGGCTCGTTCCTGGCGGTCGAGAAACGGGTGAACGACACCTGGGTCGCGATCGCGTGGGACTGGGATCCGGAAACGACCTACCGATGGGAACGCAACGGCATCTCCTACTCCAAGATCACCATCACCTGGGACACGAAG